From Drosophila nasuta strain 15112-1781.00 chromosome X, ASM2355853v1, whole genome shotgun sequence, one genomic window encodes:
- the LOC132796429 gene encoding cell division control protein 45 homolog: MFIQDLKNDFYRQLIGKRILIIVNYDVDAICASKILQSLFKYDHMLYTVVPIMGLTGLRRAYNEHQGDVKYVLLVNCGGCVDIVELLQPAEDVTFYICDSHRPFDVCNVYSDRQVCLLGDPALEENIPAFESIFYDSDGEDDDDEDDDGDEHEDSGAGESDGDADGGNAVERRRAPKLSRLERHEQRIMRQRARRQWELERDRIMFDYTQFSYYGRSTALLIFELAWKLSKDNMDLLWWAIVGISEQLLLGKIESGAYTLELEHIQSHVSRLTNKTNDQNTMSASKITFENDLHLVLYRHWTVTESMRYSRYSACQLKLWTLRGEKRLHELLVEMGLPLVHARQTYSAMDLVLRKEFYTMVEQLAEKYAIPDIVYGTFTLSYGYRSRYAAADYVYALLAILQSIKKHKTPEDCFMEASDALTRQHKQLLNAGIDNAKLLHAAIFRQVQSCLEAHQVHSTGSFFYYVLQEEHAFFSYPYALALLAKFVLHGHVATTRARQAPDLPLIATCPLDAAQGMCLLVGIAPVREDSPKNFFGKAFDQAAQKSKTSLLQDFFEPSIVQLRQSDLTRFLDALTVLLT; encoded by the exons atgTTCATACAGGATCTGAAGAATGACTTTTATCGACAACTGATTGGCAAACGCATCCTCATCATTGTCAACTATGATGTGGATGCGATTTGTGCcagcaaaatattgcaatcCCTCTTCAAATATGATCACATGCTCTACACTGTAGTGCCCATCATGGGCCTAACGGGACTGCGGCGTGCATACAACGAGCATCAGGGTGATGTAAAATACGTTCTCCTCGTCAACTGTGGCGGCTGTGTGGACATCGTGGAGCTACTGCAGCCCGCTGAAGATGTCACCTTCTACATCTGCGACTCGCATCGTCCCTTCGATGTGTGTAATGTGTACAGCGATCGTCAGGTTTGCCTGCTGGGAGATCCAGCGCTGGAGGAGAACATTCCTGCTTTTGAGAGCATCTTCTATGATTCGGATGGCGAAGACGATGATGACGAGGACGATGACGGCGATGAGCACGAAGACAGCGGTGCTGGCGAATCGGATGGCGATGCTGATGGTGGCAATGCTGTGGAACGGCGACGTGCGCCCAAGCTGAGTCGTCTGGAGCGGCACGAGCAGCGAATAATGCGACAGCGGGCACGACGTCAATGGGAACTAGAGCGGGATCGCATCATGTTCGATTACACACAATTTAGCTACTATGGTCGATCGACGGCATTACTGATCTTTGAGCTGGCTTGGAAGCTGTCCAAAGACAATATGGATCTGCTGTGGTGGGCCATAGTGGGTATCAGTGAGCAATTGTTGCTGGGCAAGATTGAGAGTGGTGCTTACACGCTGGAGCTAGAGCACATACAGTCGCATGTGTCGCGTCTGACCAATAAGACAAACGATCAAAACACAATGAGCGCGTCAAAGATTACCTTTGAAAACGATCTGCATTTGGTGCTCTATCGTCACTGGACAGTCACCGAGTCCATGCG CTATTCACGGTATTCCGCCTGCCAGCTTAAATTGTGGACGTTGCGTGGCGAAAAGCGACTGCATGAGCTGCTTGTGGAGATGGGATTACCTCTCGTCCATGCCCGTCAAACTTACAGTGCCATGGATTTGGTGCTGCGCAAAGAGTTCTATACCATGGTGGAGCAGCTGGCCGAGAAATATGCCATCCCAGACATTGTCTATGGCACATTTACGCTCAGCTATGGTTATCGCAGTCGATATGCGGCCGCCGATTATGTGTATGCTCTGCTGGCGATACTGCAATCGATTAAGAAGCACAAGACACCCGAGGATTGCTTCATGGAGGCCTCGGATGCATTGACGCGCCAACACAAACAGCTACTCAATGCTGGCATTGATAATGCCAAGCTCTTACATGCGGCTATCTTTCGGCAGGTGCAGAGCTGCTTGGAGGCGCATCAAGTGCATTCGACCGGATCGTTTTTCTACTATGTGCTGCAGGAGGAGCACGCCTTCTTCTCCTATCCATATGCGCTGGCATTGCTGGCCAAGTTTGTGCTGCACGGTCATGTGGCTACGACGCGAGCACGACAAGCGCCGGATTTGCCATTGATTGCCACCTGTCCACTGGATGCGGCGCAGGGCATGTGCCTGCTTGTGGGGATTGCGCCTGTGCGCGAGGATTCGCCCAAGAACTTCTTTGGCAAGGCATTCGATCAGGCGGCGCAGAAGAGCAAGACTAGTTTGCTGCAGGATTTCTTTGAGCCGTCCATTGTGCAGTTGCGGCAGAGCGATTTAACTCGATTTCTAGATGCGTTGACCGTGCTCTTGACTTGA
- the LOC132795120 gene encoding ribonuclease P protein subunit p21 isoform X1 — MSQNNNSNNNKCKRKILTQRHACSRMNFLYQAANLMAHSNNNTLAAYYGKLCRNVGTKTLMHMSPALKRTLCKRCSLPLLPGVNTTLQVDKKPEEETSLDEEKKKTPIKRSRRRKAKSKSVGTASIDEQTKLQLECSLCQAKRRFQLNTNNECWVESPAAIVQTITVSKQSPEERPEL, encoded by the exons ATGTcgcaaaataacaacagcaacaacaacaagtgtaAGCGCAAGATATTAACACAGCGTCATGCATGCTCTAGAATGAATTTTCTATACCAGGCGGCCAATCTCATGgcgcacagcaacaacaatacgtTGGCCGCCTACTACGGCAAATTGTGTCGCAATGTCGGCACTAAAACGCTAATGCACAT GTCGCCAGCATTGAAGCGCACACTTTGCAAACGCTGTTCGCTGCCCTTGTTGCCCGGCGTGAATACAACTCTGCAGGTGGACAAGAAGCCAGAAGAGGAGACGTCCTTGGATGAGGAGAAAAAGAAGACGCCAATTAAACGGAGTCGCCGACGTAAAGCAAAGAGTAAATCGGTTGGAACTGCTTCCATCGACGAGCAAACCAAGCTGCAACTCGAGTGCAGCTTGTGTCAAGCGAAGCGTCGCTTTCAGCTCAACACAAACAATGAATGCTGGGTGGAGAGTCCGGCAGCAATTGTCCAAACTATCACAGTAAGCAAGCAATCGCCAGAGGAACGCCCAGAGTTGTGA
- the LOC132795120 gene encoding ribonuclease P protein subunit p21 isoform X2: MAHSNNNTLAAYYGKLCRNVGTKTLMHMSPALKRTLCKRCSLPLLPGVNTTLQVDKKPEEETSLDEEKKKTPIKRSRRRKAKSKSVGTASIDEQTKLQLECSLCQAKRRFQLNTNNECWVESPAAIVQTITVSKQSPEERPEL, from the exons ATGgcgcacagcaacaacaatacgtTGGCCGCCTACTACGGCAAATTGTGTCGCAATGTCGGCACTAAAACGCTAATGCACAT GTCGCCAGCATTGAAGCGCACACTTTGCAAACGCTGTTCGCTGCCCTTGTTGCCCGGCGTGAATACAACTCTGCAGGTGGACAAGAAGCCAGAAGAGGAGACGTCCTTGGATGAGGAGAAAAAGAAGACGCCAATTAAACGGAGTCGCCGACGTAAAGCAAAGAGTAAATCGGTTGGAACTGCTTCCATCGACGAGCAAACCAAGCTGCAACTCGAGTGCAGCTTGTGTCAAGCGAAGCGTCGCTTTCAGCTCAACACAAACAATGAATGCTGGGTGGAGAGTCCGGCAGCAATTGTCCAAACTATCACAGTAAGCAAGCAATCGCCAGAGGAACGCCCAGAGTTGTGA
- the LOC132795118 gene encoding gamma-butyrobetaine dioxygenase, translating into MLSCRHLIGQLRYASNNSVRSITAKILDQRYIELRAANDEHPLKFPSIWLRDNCQCSECFHGATRARKSHWERGPVSHAAAQAVNFDEHRQQLVINWQDAHNSSYDLEWLQQRDFSPEARQRYLSEVYKPTMQLWGKSQFGEVTREFRYADVMAQDAVLCAWLEALAVQGFALLREAPNDVQVARQLAERIGYIKRTTYGDVFEVKSKPNAGNYAYLMTPLPMHTDMPYYEYKAGINILHTLVQSESPGGANTMTDGFFVAQRLREEFPKYYDLLRSVPVNWYDIGHDGDAGKPFHSLWRGPVICLDVDGQFARINQNTTKRDSRFTVPLELVVDWYEAYDKFLQLVQEESVQFKTRAGDVFVFNNLRMLHGRTAYEDSPQNKRHLVGAYVDWDIIYSKLRTLKFPNAKD; encoded by the exons ATGCTGAGCTGCAGACATCTGATTGGCCAGCTGCGCTACgcgagcaacaacagcgtcCGATCCATTACAGCCAAAATCTTGGATCAGCGCTATATTGAATTAAGAGCAGCCAACGATGAGCATCCTTTGAAGTTTCCTAGCATTTGGTTACGCGATAATTGCCAATGCTCCGAATGCTTTCATGGTGCGACACGGGCACGCAAAAGCCACTGGGAACGTGGTCCAGTATCACATGCAGCAGCCCAGGCTGTAAATTTTGATGAGCACCGGCAGCAGCTGGTGATCAATTGGCAGGATGCTCACAACTCTAGCTACGATCTGGAGTGGCTGCAGCAACGTGACTTCAGTCCAGAGGCGAGGCAGCGTTATCTTTCGGAGGTCTATAAGCCGACTATGCAGCTGTGGGGCAAGTCACAGTTTGGCGAAGTAACACGCGAATTTCGCTACGCGGATGTCATGGCGCAGGATGCAGTATTATGCGCCTGGTTGGAGGCATTGGCTGTGCAGGGATTTGCACTGTTGCGTGAGGCGCCCAACGATGTGCAGGTGGCACGACAGCTGGCCGAACGCATTGGCTACATCAAGCGCACCACTTACGG CGATGTATTTGAGGTCAAGTCAAAACCCAATGCCGGCAACTATGCGTATCTGATGACCCCGCTGCCAATGCACACAGATATGCCGTACTATGAGTACAAGGCGGGCATTAACATACTGCACACGTTGGTGCAGTCCGAGTCACCGGGTGGCGCCAACACCATGACCGATGGCTTCTTTGTGGCCCAGCGGTTGCGCGAAGAATTCCCCAAGTACTATGACCTATTGCGCAGCGTGCCCGTCAATTGGTATGACATTGGACACGATGGCGATGCGGGCAAGCCATTCCATAGCTTGTGGCGTGGACCTGTTATCTGCTTGGATGTCGATGGGCAATTTGCACGCATCAATCAAAACACCACGAAACGGGATAGTCGGTTTACTGTGCCTCTGGAACTCGTGGTGGATTGGTATGAAGCTTATGACAAATTTCTACAGCTGGTGCAAGAGGAGTCGGTGCAATTTAAGACGCGGGCAGGCGATGTCTTTGTGTTCAACAATCTTCGCATGCTGCATGGACGCACTGCCTACGAGGATTCGCCACAAAATAAGCGACACTTGGTAGGCGCCTATGTGGACTGggatattatttattctaaaTTGCGTACGCTTAAGTTTCCAAATGCCAAggattaa